AGCCCCAGCTTCACCGCCTTCGGCGAGCCCGGCAGCGCGAAGAGGATCATCCCCTGGTACGTGCCGGCCGTCGCCCTCGACATCATCGCCGCGCTGCCGATCTCCTCGAACGACAGCATCCGGAACAGCTCTCCGAAGCCGGGCAGGGTCTTCTCGAACAGCCCCTGCAGCGTCTCCACCGTGCTGTCCCGGCGGCTGATCCCCGTCCCGCCATTGAAGATCACCGCCCTCGCCCCCGCCTCCTGCGCCTCCTTCAGCATCGCGCGGATGGCCTCGGGCTCGTCCTTGATGACCTTGTAGCCGCTCACCGAGTGCCCCTCGGCCTCCAGCAGCTCGCGCAGCACCCGCCCGCTCTCGTCCGTCGACGCGTCCCGGCTGTCCGAGCACGTCACCACGAACGCACTCACGTGCACCGGCGCATGCGCCTTGTGCTCCCCTACCGTGCCCGACCCGTGCTCGTGCCCGTGGTGG
Above is a genomic segment from Archangium lipolyticum containing:
- a CDS encoding MogA/MoaB family molybdenum cofactor biosynthesis protein; the encoded protein is MHVSAFVVTCSDSRDASTDESGRVLRELLEAEGHSVSGYKVIKDEPEAIRAMLKEAQEAGARAVIFNGGTGISRRDSTVETLQGLFEKTLPGFGELFRMLSFEEIGSAAMMSRATAGTYQGMILFALPGSPKAVKLGLRKLILPELGHAVRELTR